gaattcctccggaagttcctccagaattcctccggagttcctccaggaattcctccggagttcacTCAGTCCTCGGAAGtcctcaggaattctccggaattcctcgaattcctccaggaagttcctccagagttcctccagaattcctcgggaatcctccgagttcctcaaaattcctccagaattcctccggaagttcctccaggaattcctcgagccaggaatcctccgagttcctccaggaattcctggaagttcctccaggaattcctccagagttcctccaggaattctccaggagttcctcagaattcctccaggaagttcctccgggaattcctccagttcctccaggaattcctcattcctccaggaattcctctggaagttctcaggattcctccaggaattcctccggaagttcctcaggaattcctcggaagttcctcaggaattcctccggaagttcctccaggaattcctccggaagttcctcaggaattcctcggagttcctccaggaattcctccggagttcctccaggaattcctccggaagttcctccaggaattcctccgggagttcctccaggaattcctccggaagttcctccaggaattcctctgagttcctcagaattcctcctggaagttcctccaggaattcctcagaattcctccaggaattcctcggagttcctccgagaattcctcggaagttcctccagaattcctcgagttcctcaggaattctccaggaagttcctgaaggaattcctcaaggattttcctcaggaattcctcagggagttctccaggaattcctccagggagttcctcaggaattcctccagggttcctccagaggaaattcctcgggagttcctcaggaattccacctgaagtttctctaggaattcctctggaagttctagggaattcctcaggaaactgaaggaacttccggaggaattcctggctcggaggaattctgaactactcggagaattcctgaagaactttcaggaatttctgaaactgaggagaaatttcagaaggatttctgaaggattttccggaggaatttctgaaggaacttcggaggaatttctgaaaaacttcggaggaatttctgaagaaacttcagaggaaattctgagaacttccgaaggaatctgaaacttccggaagaattctgcagaactttcggaggaattcctgaaggaatttctgaggacatatggaattctggaggaacttccggaagaattccctgaacgaacttcggaaggaattcatggaggaacttaaaggaattctgaggaacatcagaggaattcctggaggaacttgagaattcctgagggaactccggaggaattcctggaggaactccggaggaattctggaggtgaacttccggaagaattcctggaggaactggaggtCCTGGAGGaaacttgaggaattcctggaggaacttgagttcctggaggaaccggaggaattccggagaacttcctgaggaggaattcctggaggaactgaggaacggaggaattcctggaggaacttcggaggaattcctggaggaactcctggaggaattcctgggaacttccggaggaattcctggaggaacttctcaggaggaattcctggaggaactggaggaattcctggaggaacttccggagaattcctggaggaactcccggaggaattcctgagaacttttcctggaggaattcctggagaaactccggaggaattctggagagcttccggaggaattcctggagaaccttcggaggaattcctggaggaacttccaggaggaattcctggaggaacctcggaggaattcctgaggaacttccggaggaattcctggaggaacttcggaggaattcctgtaggaacttcctggagaattcctggagaactggaggaattcctggaggaattcctggaggaacttcggaggaattcctggaggaacttccggaggaattcctggatgaacttccagtggaattcctggaggaacttccagaggacttcctgcaggaacttccagaggaattcctggaggaacttccggaagaattcctggggaaacttccgaaggtatttctggaggattttcatggaacttccggaagaattcctggaggaacttccggagcaatttctggcggaacttccggaggaatttctggagcaacttccagaggaattcctggaggaacttccggaggaattttcggaggaacttccggaggaattttcggaggaacttccggaggaattcttggaggaacttccggaggactaactagaggaacttctagaggaattcctggaggaaatcctagatgatcttccggaggaattcctagatgaacttcgggaggaattcctagaggaactttcggaggaacttatggatgtatttctggaggaacttccggagatattcctaaaggaactttctgaggattttttgatagaactgatggatcttctggaggaatacctgatggaactgccggagaaatccctggatgaactttcggaggaattcctagacgaacctccggaggaattcctggacgaatttccggaggaattcctggaagaacttgaaataattgaaatttgttcACGCTGACCCACGCCTCCGTCTTTGATGAAAATTCAATCGGCGCATAGGTCTACTTTTTCACGAATGTTTCGGAGCTACTATAACTCCATAGCCATTTTTGTGCGACAACACCTTCTCTCATACTCAGGTTATGACAACAAATTATTCTGAAAGAATAATTTCATATATTGTAAAAAAATTCCTGTGCTCTACgataaaatttacaaattgatcatttttacggataTTCGGGATCTTGTTGGCCTCCACATACACAAAAATCTTATAATTACACTTTTACAAAtatacattcattcatttatttagtctacatctatacagataacactgaatcaacaatttgacgccacaatacacggttcgaggccgcatctctccatcctcgaatacgccccaaaTATACACACATTTAAATAATGGCACACACAAATATACAAACACCCACACCATGTCCTGTCAGAAGTGGGGATGAAGCGGACCTTGAGCAGCTGGGAATATAATTGAAGAAAactgtactgaaaaaatcattaCTTCTGCGGGAAATTatagaagtagaagaagaagatcaagaTGACATCGGCATATGTCGGTGTAATGTTCAGCGGGCAAAGTTCGGAAGTAGAGTGCGATCAGTATAACGATAGTAGGTTCGCAGATCAGGATCAGATGATTGACTCGAACCAACACGGAAGGCCTTCTGAAACGTTACTAGCTAGACATGCATGGCATGACGGCATACAGCAACCTACTAGCAATATGAAGCAAGGGGCAGGTATTCTTCCGGTAACATTCCATTTGGTGGGTGAGAGTGAGACTCAACGATTGTGCCTTCAACAGACAATGAATTTGCAAAGAGCTattataataatattattataatctttattaaccAAATATCTCGGCCCTTGGGTGGTTTATCTCGTGAATGCTAGAAATCTCCAGACGCACAGCTTGATAAAGCATTCTTTAACTATTGAAGATGACGCTCGAGGTCAGTCATGTCCTCTCTCGAAGGTTTTATTTTACGAAACTGGGTTTGAATTCCACGCACTGGTCGGGGAAAGCGAAAAATCTACAGAGAATTAACTACAGCTAGACTCTACTGAACGTGTGCTTGGATTGTATCGAACGAAGACATCCCGGTATGCGGTCACAATTTATTATCATTATCAAGTTCAACTTATGAATTACTGCAATTATACAGTCGGTGTAATGTTTAGCGGGCAAAGTTCGGAAGTAGAGAGCAATCAATACGATCAGGCTCAGGCGGTTGACTCGTGCCGTACCCTTTAGCCGTGTGTTACATTGTGGGAGGAGATCTCACTAAATTCAATTTGAGGCGGTCGAATTTTTCCTCGCCATATTGAAAGTTTCGTCGAAAAATAATCTCCTCTAGACGAATCtcaaaactacaacaaaaagaCAAATTATTAGTTATTCACAAGAGAAAGAGTTATTCAAACTGTATCAATACTCCTAATCCCGAATTACAATAGCCCAGCTGCAATTCAACCAATGCCGTTAATGCACTGGGTAGAAACTCCGTTTTTAAAATCGTTTTCGGTACAGCACTTCCACCTTCTCCACTTCGGTTGCAGCAATTTTTTGAATGTCGGTCGAGGAAACCATTATAAAAACCGCAAAACTGCGAAAAATGGAGAAATGTTCAAACCCGATTATTTTCTCAAATATATTATTTACAGATACTTACCTGCTTGATGACATTTTTTCCTTATCACCTTGCTTTATTGCCGCCTACTTTTTCAATTGCGTTTACCAGTTGTCAAAATTACTTTGGTAATTAGATCAAACTTTCCTTGAGCACTTTCCTTGAGAACTGCGTACTAAGcttaacgcaaaatgaactcccccaagaaattatgacgtttgagcgggtcgcataatgaacgcaaaatgaacttttgttcgagaaaacgacccgctcaaatgtcaaaatccgtcgggtgagtgaattcgatgaactcctgcacaggtctatagcGGCATCTGGTGTAGTAATACAATATAAGAATACTACAATTGTAAGTTTTAGCGACATCTACAAGGAAAGGGCGTAAACTTCCTTAACGGATGTCATTCAAATTACTTAGAGATGTCGCTCAAATTACTAAAAAGTTAAATGAAAAATAGAATCAAACACCGAGCTGCGATGATTCTTGATTCGGGTGCCACTGTGACACGCTCATTTTTTCTACTCAATAGtatctttttttttactaatttgagtagttccacttttgtAAAgtaaaatttcagaggaaaaaAACCGGTgagtaaaatcaaaatgagGGCACTGCACGTAAAAATCTCAAAGTCaaagacaaagcagtccgtgcagtttcaataccaaattttcaaaacaaagattcaaacgtcgatttgacgaaccTGATAGCATGCAAACTAACCTAACACCATCAACAGCTAGCAGAAGCCTTCAGCTACGTagtgatggtgttggtttgcgtgggagtgcacTTTTCCCTTCGTCAAAttgaagtttgaatctttgtttacaaaagcagataagtcgttttgaaaatttggtattgaaactgcacaaacgacgatgaatttgataagttatgtctgtttgtatgTGGATGGATAATTTTGGCGACATCTATGAGGCAAAAGAAGGTGAAAGAAGCGAAAATTTTGCCTGAGAAACAAATCGTTTGAATCTCATAGATGTCACTAAAATTAACAAATTTCTCTCGATTACACTTTCGCATTCGCGATTACTCCTGCCATCTGTTGGTGAATTTTGCTTATAAGCATagatcaagacaaaattttcaaaacgacttatctgacTTTGTaatcaaagattcaaacgacgttttgacgaatctgatagctcttccacgcaaaccaacaccaacaACAGGTTCggaacccaagtaaccaaaagtttctTTAAGAGTACGTGAAGCGAAAAAAGCACTCTTAAagaaacttttggttacttgggatgtttTGTGACTGGCGACTGGCAACCAACTGGCTGCAATTCCCACTTTTTGTATGCATCCTTCACAGTGGCACTAGCACAACACGTGACAACGCGAGAGATTtagaactatttttttaatgttcatCTTTTACATACATATCTGATATATCAATTTTTGAAGCGACATCGTTAGATAGGTCGCTTGAACATCTTGGAAATCagaacaaaatgcaaaacaaaattgCAGTTTCAAAAAGTGACCAACCGGGTACCGGATTCTGTGTTATTGTATCATTTCTACTAGAAATTTGAACGCTCATTGTATAATGCACTAATATGCAGGTCGGTTTAGTttacagtggttcaggtttacgtttgccattttttttccatacgGATTTCTTGaatcttagggtctgtctcatttggagaattaaactgaaattaaacttaaaagtgacatttcaataattatcaaataaccctgctcgcagagcaagattacttttgacagatatcgaatcattatgcatcgatgtcttattggaattgctgggtagcaccagccattcttatgactgggttatttgctaattttcgaactgtcacttttaagtttaattctccaaatgagacagagccttagaTGTTagatacgtcgttatgaaaagtAATGcttaaaatgttttattttattgcaaCTAGCGACATCTTTTgtggaaagatttttttctgatggaGAATCAACTCaacaatgagcagctcgaagttgttcccgtcctgctcgttctttttttgtcaacaaatgggcatgagcaggacaggaagAAACTACTTCAAGCTTTCATTGGACAGCACAGCTGATTAACGAAACGTCAGATTCTTCATTGTTTTGGTTCGCCGCTGCATCTGGGATTAGAAGTTGTGAATAAAATCCGGAATATTTTTGGCAACCAAAATGTCGAAAATAGTGCGTCGCGAGGTTTCTCCATTGCTTCAAGAGATCCGTACCTTCCTTTTGGGTGTAAGAGTCTGAAATATGAATAAATATGTACCCCGTTGTTGGTTCCAACAGTAAAGACAGATTACATAATTTCAGAGAAAATATACTAATGCTCTTCGATGGGAGGATGGAATCGCTGCTAGAACTCAACCGCCACCAAATTTACCAGAAGGACCACACCACAAGTAATAGCTTATGAATAAACCTGAAGAATCGTAATAATTCAATATCCATTCTCAGATTGTCAGCCAATCATTACGTTTTGCGTGATGCTCGCCGAGAGGTAACCCATCCGATCAATTTATCGTCTCATGTTCTTCTCGGTGAAAAGGGGTAAGTATATTTATTTCTTACGATAGCCTACCAGTTACAGGACTTTTACTTAGGTCAAGGAAGTTTGAATGGGAATTAAAATAACATTGGAGCTCTGGAAGTTACTAAGTGGTAATTGAGTGCTATAGCTATAGCTGATTGAACTTTGTTTTAGTAGTTATCCTTGAAAGCTTGAAATGTCGGTTGCTGTCTGGTAGCCAAAGGGAGATGATTCCAAGTAGTAGGCTCCGCTAATGAGCACACTTTTACCACTTGACGTCGTATGGTGCGGAATGATGAATGTTCTCGTTCGAATGTTCGTTCCTTTTTGAAGATGTTGATTTAGGTCCGAAGGCAGCTCTCCGAGGTAACCGCGCCGAAGGAAACAACATACACGGAAATCGTAGTTCTCCAGTAGATCTCTCCCCTTGATAGTATGCCGTAATTCCGCTGTGGTGTCCCGTTGACGAAGGCCGTATCAAAACGTACGGCCGATTTGAAGCTTCGAAGTAGTTGCTGCTTCAGTGCCATTGTCAGTCCCGGATAGTATACAACATCACAGTAGGTGTATAGTGGAGTAATAACCGATCAAACTAGCTTCTTCCTTGTCGGTAACGATAGTAAACTCTGGAATCTACGGAAAGTCCGCAGAGTACTG
The nucleotide sequence above comes from Armigeres subalbatus isolate Guangzhou_Male chromosome 3, GZ_Asu_2, whole genome shotgun sequence. Encoded proteins:
- the LOC134219419 gene encoding NADH dehydrogenase [ubiquinone] 1 alpha subcomplex subunit 7, producing the protein MSKIVRREVSPLLQEIRTFLLGRKYTNALRWEDGIAARTQPPPNLPEGPHHKLSANHYVLRDARREVTHPINLSSHVLLGEKGSAKKLPTPGKSYGWDKH